A DNA window from Coffea arabica cultivar ET-39 chromosome 6c, Coffea Arabica ET-39 HiFi, whole genome shotgun sequence contains the following coding sequences:
- the LOC113695693 gene encoding adenosine kinase 2, which produces MAAEEGILLGMGNPLLDISSVVDQEFLDKYDIKLNDAILAEEKHLPMYEEMASKFNVEYIAGGATQNSIRVAQWMLQIPAVTSYMGCIGKDKFGEEMKKNSAQAGVNVHYYEDESAPTGTCAVCVVGGERSLVANLSAANCYKSEHLKRPENWALVEKAKYYYIAGFFLTVSPESILLVAEHAAAKNKVFMMNLSAPFICEFFKDVQEKVLPYMDYVFGNETEARTFSKVHGWETDNVEEIAVKISQWPKASGTHKRITVITQGADPVVVAEDGKVKLFPVIKLPKEQLVDTNGAGDAFVGGFLSQLVREKPIEDCVRGGCYAANVIIQRSGCTYPEKPDFN; this is translated from the exons ATGGCAGCCGAGGAAGGAATACTTTTAGGAATGGGGAATCCCCTCTTGGATATCTCCTCCGTTGTGGACCAGGAGTTCTTGGACAA ATATGATATAAAGCTGAATGATGCCATTCTTGCAGAGGAGAAGCACTTGCCAAT GTATGAAGAGATGGCATCGAAGTTTAATGTAGAATATATTGCTGGAG GCGCCACACAAAATTCAATCAGGGTTGCTCAG TGGATGCTTCAAATTCCTGCGGTAACCAGTTACATGGGTTGCATTGGAAAAGACAAGTTTGGggaggaaatgaagaaaaactCTGCACAAGCTGGTGTAAAT GTTCATTATTATGAGGACGAGTCTGCTCCAACGGGTACTTGTGCTGTTTGTGTTGTTGGTGGTGAAAG GTCACTTGTTGCTAACTTGTCAGCTGCAAACTGCTATAAATCTGAACACCTGAAGAGACCAGAAAATTGGGCCTTAG TTGAAAAGGCCAAGTACTACTATATTGCTGGATTCTTCCTCACTGTTTCCCCAGAGTCTATCCTGCTTGTTGCTGAGCATGCAGCTGCAAAGAACAAG GTTTTCATGATGAACCTTTCTGCTCCatttatttgtgaatttttcaAGGATGTACAAGAAAAAGTTCTTCC GTATATGGACTATGTTTTTGGAAATGAGACAGAAGCAAGAACCTTTTCAAAAGTCCATGGCTGGGAG ACTGATAATGTTGAAGAAATAGCTGTGAAAATTTCACAATGGCCCAAGGCATCAGGAACCCACAAAAGAATCACTGTCATTACTCAGGGTGCTGATCCAGTTGTTGTTGCAGAGGATGGGAAGGTCAAGCTGTTCCCTGTGATAAAATTGCCAAAAGAGCAACTTGTCGATACCAATGGGGCAG GTGATGCTTTTGTTGGAGGGTTTTTGTCACAATTGGTTCGAGAGAAACCCATTGAGGATTGCGTTAGGGGTGgttgctatgcagcaaatgtcATCATTCAGCGGTCTGGCTGCACCTACCCTGAGAAGCCTGATTTTAATTAA